Proteins found in one Mucilaginibacter gracilis genomic segment:
- a CDS encoding type IV secretory system conjugative DNA transfer family protein has product MTSPDFNLDHIIYSFNNEEHFTIGNACEGVQIFGGIGSGKTSGSGEALARAFLKSGFGGLVLCAKKDVLDDWKRYAQETGRADQLLVFDGSGNFVFPFLQYEIEREGEGAGYTDNLVRLFTTIYEAIDRSVKSEGSDPYWERAMQQLLRNTIDLCMIARGIVSVPLIRDVILSAPVSVAQIDTDEWKNKSLCWKLLLEGYGRDLDKWARHDFDSTASFWLEEYPNLAEKTRSSILSTLTTMMDIFLRRPFRMLFSEMPDDRRKIAYPELTHKGVIIVLNLPVKEFGEAGRAAQVVYKYLWQQAVERRATTNKTVPVFLWVDEAQNFVTEYDMQFQATARSTRACTVYLTQNLPNYYAIMGGSQSKYRVDSLLGNLQTKIWHANSDPTTNEQAAETIGRSWQFRQTSGESYGADFFNMSSGKNESFDYDVPPQAFTKLRKGGTLNDKIVEAIVFQNGRIWNNNQTHLLAQFKQYGP; this is encoded by the coding sequence ATGACTTCACCGGATTTCAACCTGGACCATATTATTTATTCGTTTAATAACGAAGAGCATTTTACGATAGGCAACGCCTGCGAAGGCGTGCAAATTTTTGGCGGTATCGGCTCCGGTAAAACCAGCGGCAGCGGTGAGGCGCTTGCCCGCGCCTTTTTGAAGTCCGGCTTTGGCGGATTGGTGCTTTGCGCCAAAAAGGACGTGCTGGACGACTGGAAACGCTACGCCCAGGAAACCGGACGAGCCGACCAGCTCCTGGTATTCGATGGTTCCGGCAATTTCGTTTTTCCCTTCCTGCAATACGAGATTGAGCGGGAAGGTGAGGGGGCCGGGTATACCGATAATTTGGTGCGGCTATTTACCACCATTTACGAAGCCATTGACCGAAGTGTCAAAAGCGAAGGCAGCGACCCTTATTGGGAACGCGCCATGCAGCAGTTACTAAGGAACACCATCGACCTTTGCATGATTGCACGCGGTATCGTTTCGGTGCCCCTCATTCGTGATGTGATCCTATCGGCACCGGTCAGCGTTGCCCAGATCGATACGGATGAATGGAAAAATAAAAGCCTTTGCTGGAAGCTGCTATTGGAAGGCTACGGAAGGGACCTCGATAAATGGGCAAGGCATGATTTCGATAGCACGGCATCGTTCTGGTTAGAGGAATACCCCAACCTCGCCGAAAAAACCCGCAGCAGCATCTTATCGACACTAACCACGATGATGGACATATTTCTGCGCAGGCCCTTCCGCATGCTGTTTTCGGAAATGCCCGACGACAGGCGTAAGATCGCCTACCCTGAATTGACCCATAAGGGTGTCATAATCGTGCTGAACCTGCCGGTAAAGGAATTCGGCGAGGCGGGCAGGGCGGCACAGGTGGTGTATAAATATCTTTGGCAGCAAGCGGTGGAGCGCCGGGCGACAACAAACAAAACCGTCCCGGTTTTTCTTTGGGTGGATGAGGCGCAAAATTTCGTGACGGAATATGATATGCAGTTTCAGGCCACGGCCCGAAGTACCCGTGCCTGCACCGTGTACCTGACACAGAACCTGCCGAACTATTACGCCATCATGGGCGGCAGCCAAAGCAAATACCGGGTGGATTCGCTTTTAGGAAACCTGCAAACCAAGATATGGCATGCCAACAGCGACCCGACAACGAATGAGCAGGCAGCGGAAACGATCGGCCGGAGCTGGCAGTTCCGGCAAACATCGGGGGAAAGCTATGGCGCGGATTTCTTCAATATGAGTAGCGGTAAAAATGAAAGCTTTGATTACGACGTCCCGCCGCAAGCCTTTACCAAGCTGCGCAAGGGCGGAACCCTGAATGATAAAATAGTGGAGGCCATCGTATTTCAGAATGGCCGTATCTGGAATAACAACCAAACGCATCTTTTAGCACAGTTCAAGCAATATGGACCATAA
- a CDS encoding pentapeptide repeat-containing protein: MKIIFETDEVLEIPFDNLIAANLDGLSLHRAILETMNMSATTFLNADLRGAFMANSNLTSCNLSGASLINAYLMNAVLNRADLKNCRAIGCNFTGADLSEANLTDADVYAADFSRCNLQGAVILAKRIEAATFKNATYDKQTKWPLNFDPSTAGCLMVI; this comes from the coding sequence ATGAAAATAATATTTGAAACGGATGAGGTTTTAGAAATCCCATTCGATAACTTAATTGCAGCGAACCTGGATGGATTAAGCTTACATAGAGCCATTTTGGAAACTATGAATATGAGCGCTACAACCTTTTTAAATGCAGATCTTAGAGGAGCGTTCATGGCAAACTCTAATTTGACAAGCTGTAATCTTTCAGGGGCCAGCTTAATAAACGCATACTTGATGAACGCCGTTTTAAACAGGGCAGATTTGAAGAATTGTAGAGCTATTGGATGCAATTTTACAGGAGCTGATTTAAGCGAAGCAAATTTAACAGACGCCGACGTATATGCGGCTGATTTTAGTAGGTGCAATTTACAGGGTGCAGTTATATTAGCTAAACGCATCGAAGCAGCCACTTTTAAAAATGCTACTTACGATAAACAGACTAAATGGCCTTTAAATTTTGACCCATCTACAGCAGGCTGTTTAATGGTTATTTAA
- a CDS encoding ATP-binding protein codes for MINREAQAEIVTLMQEFPAVGLLGPRQVGKTTLAETIAALFSPEPIYLDLENPSDQAKLSDPEDYFERNKGTLIILDEIQRVPELFQVLRGVIDRRRRQGLKHGQFLILGSASLDLLKQSSETLAGRIAYKELSGFNATEVAPKDSNQQDLLWLRGGFPDSFLAKTDEASLRWRLNFISTYLERDVPQFGGRIPAVTLRRLWTMLAHNQGGQLNMAQLGANLDVTIPTTKRYLELLEDLLLIRAIRPWFGNIGKRLVKAPKIYIRDSGIVHALLNLTTVDDILGHPVVGASWEAFIVENLISCLPIGVTPWFYRTAAGAEIDLVIEKNAKRKYAIEIKRSLAPTVSKGFYLGCEDIGATHQYVVYPGKEKFTIGKNITAMPLLDMMEELRSINK; via the coding sequence ATGATTAATAGAGAAGCACAAGCCGAAATCGTAACGCTGATGCAGGAATTTCCTGCGGTCGGCCTTTTAGGGCCTCGTCAGGTGGGTAAAACCACATTGGCTGAAACCATTGCCGCACTGTTTAGCCCTGAACCCATTTATCTTGATTTAGAGAATCCTTCCGATCAAGCCAAATTAAGCGACCCCGAAGATTATTTTGAGCGCAACAAGGGGACGCTCATCATTCTTGATGAAATCCAGCGTGTGCCGGAATTGTTCCAGGTATTGCGGGGCGTCATTGACCGTCGCCGCCGTCAGGGGCTTAAACATGGGCAGTTTCTAATCCTGGGTTCCGCCTCGCTTGACCTCTTAAAACAATCATCCGAAACACTTGCCGGACGGATTGCCTATAAAGAGTTATCAGGGTTCAATGCTACGGAAGTAGCACCGAAGGACAGCAATCAGCAGGACCTACTGTGGCTGCGCGGCGGTTTCCCGGATAGTTTTTTGGCGAAGACCGATGAGGCAAGCTTACGCTGGCGTTTAAATTTCATCAGTACCTATCTGGAGAGGGACGTGCCTCAATTTGGTGGGCGCATACCGGCCGTTACCTTACGCCGCTTGTGGACGATGCTGGCGCATAATCAGGGCGGTCAGCTTAACATGGCCCAATTGGGAGCCAATCTTGATGTGACGATACCGACTACCAAAAGATACCTCGAATTGCTTGAGGATTTACTGCTTATCCGCGCCATCCGTCCGTGGTTTGGCAATATCGGTAAACGGCTCGTCAAAGCTCCGAAAATATATATCCGGGATAGCGGCATTGTTCATGCCTTGCTGAATCTCACCACCGTGGACGATATATTAGGGCACCCGGTCGTCGGGGCGAGTTGGGAGGCTTTTATCGTTGAAAACCTGATCTCCTGTCTTCCCATTGGCGTTACGCCCTGGTTTTACAGGACAGCCGCCGGGGCAGAAATCGATCTGGTCATCGAAAAAAATGCAAAAAGAAAATACGCCATCGAGATCAAACGTTCGTTAGCGCCGACTGTATCTAAAGGTTTCTATCTCGGTTGCGAAGATATAGGTGCCACGCACCAATATGTTGTTTATCCCGGCAAGGAAAAGTTCACGATAGGTAAAAATATTACCGCGATGCCATTGCTTGATATGATGGAAGAATTACGCTCTATCAATAAGTAG